In Erigeron canadensis isolate Cc75 chromosome 7, C_canadensis_v1, whole genome shotgun sequence, one DNA window encodes the following:
- the LOC122608576 gene encoding uncharacterized protein LOC122608576, which produces MDASHDQNLLCKIVKIWFKTCVICCIKYPIPISTFFFFLVSYLFFPRVLTILIYGFLLAGFSFLVHKVLLDIDRQKIKRVEEDDRRRKFAKSRRSFKSAYGDRSQLIRRNTIKRSDNDTTTNVEEKDDFFSKTLNDLLFEGKPKEIAEVDVNSFFGRGDFSSSNDHSHYLRPNVYVNTDGNRKDVLKREGLDKSDEDNERHDKAVRWTENDQKNVMDLGVSESETNKRLESLMERRKSRKDLGFQEAGEMGNNNVQVSAIKTTRVNPFLEDNSCSKKSPGSAPSSFLVIQNPFDIPYDPHEEKPDLSGDNFHEEFTVGHQKEQIYCRHQSFSLGEYKHTNQDSPISDDKSRSNHPKEHDETEKRTDEYDVPLHASNAIESDLQRNSDSTMSEERKADIVFFYGTNKRLGHVPSSSGISDLQVELSDEGSAPTLDELDIEKAKESGLNSSNQSEADVEIVREGGEISSTNQSNIDQGMTDEQRVSDMENNPSPIHSDMLQSNNHVNESFGPGQSSVVQAAVPNGLEN; this is translated from the coding sequence ATGGATGCAAGTCATGATCAAAATCTTTTGTGTAAGATTGTGAAAATTTGGTTCAAGACTTGTGTAATTTGTTGTATAAAATACCCAATTCCAATAAgcacatttttctttttcttggttTCATATCTGTTCTTTCCTagagttttaacaattttaatcTATGGTTTCCTTCTAGCTGGATTTTCATTTCTTGTTCATAAAGTTTTATTGGATATTGATCGACAAAAGATTAAACGGGTAGAAGAAGATGATAGGAGAAGAAAGTTTGCCAAGTCTCGTAGGAGTTTCAAATCTGCTTATGGTGATCGTAGTCAGCTTATTCGAAGAAACACAATAAAGAGAAGTGATAATGATACCACAACGAATGTTGAGGAAAAGGATGATTTTTTCTCAAAGACTTTAAATGATCTTTTGTTTGAGGGAAAGCCAAAAGAGATAGCAGAGGTGGATGTTAACTCTTTTTTTGGCAGAGGcgatttttcttcttcaaatgaTCATTCCCATTATTTGAGACCTAACGTTTATGTTAATACTGATGGAAATCGTAAGGATGTATTGAAAAGAGAAGGTTTGGATAAATCTGATGAAGATAACGAGCGGCACGATAAGGCTGTAAGATGGACAGAAAATGATCAAAAGAATGTGATGGATCTTGGGGTTTCCGAATCTGAAACAAACAAGAGGCTAGAGAGTCTAATGGAGAGAAGAAAATCGAGAAAAGATTTAGGATTTCAGGAAGCAGGGGAAATGGGCAATAATAATGTTCAAGTTTCTGCCATAAAAACCACCAGAGTAAACCCGTTTCTTGAAGATAATTCGTGTAGTAAGAAATCTCCCGGTTCAGCTCCATCTTCTTTCCTAGTGATTCAGAATCCATTTGACATTCCGTATGATCCTCATGAAGAAAAGCCGGATCTTAGTGGAGATAATTTTCATGAAGAGTTCACGGTTGGTCACCAGAAAGAACAGATATATTGTAGGCACCAAAGCTTCAGTTTAGGTGAATACAAGCATACTAATCAAGATAGTCCGATTTCAGATGATAAAAGTCGCAGTAATCATCCAAAAGAACATGATGAAACCGAAAAAAGAACAGATGAATATGATGTGCCTCTACATGCTTCTAACGCTATAGAAAGTGATTTACAAAGAAATTCTGATTCAACAATGTCAGAAGAGCGCAAAGCTGATATTGTTTTCTTCTATGGGACAAATAAGCGATTAGGCCATGTTCCAAGTAGTTCTGGTATTTCTGATTTGCAGGTTGAGCTTTCAGACGAAGGATCCGCGCCTACGTTAGATGAGCTGGACATAGAAAAAGCTAAAGAAAGTGGGCTAAACTCATCAAACCAATCTGAAGCAGATGTAGAAATTGTTAGAGAAGGTGGAGAAATTAGCTCAACTAATCAATCTAACATAGATCAAGGTATGACAGACGAACAACGTGTTTCTGATATGGAAAATAACCCATCTCCAATACATTCAGACATGCTACAAAGCAACAACCACGTAAACGAATCATTTGGGCCTGGTCAGAGCTCTGTAGTTCAGGCTGCAGTACCAAATGGGCTGGAGAATTAG